Proteins encoded in a region of the Paenibacillus wynnii genome:
- a CDS encoding LTA synthase family protein has product MRHFLPTKRLGYLLLALFISGFVLNFILQAASYDMNIIRVFNWISEFYWLYLFGSLFFFFLLLAVAALLPNMYAGPLVVFMACVTLGFVDYKKLTTTGEPLFPWDLMLLKNAGEMSRITKGMVSPLAIIMAVVLLAGLIWLIFKLPKLTIRLPLRFTYLLLSLSMIWGFGLMVGGQHTLASAIRYQNIYWNQKVNYTQNGFLFAFTGNLRQDLIEKPEHYSRETLMQIAKKYNSLPDIASVSTPVEQPNIVYMMDEAFFDVTRLPAFTWSEDPLKFIHSKEKLSPSGELLSPEFGGNTANIEFEALTGMSMYFLKDGSIPYQQKIVKMSSLPSIVSILKDRGYKTLAVHPFDDTFYNRNRVYPILGFEQFTSEQEMQNGGRITPNGYISDRSAVQEVVQELKASDKPTFVHLITMQNHFPFVKGMNGPNTITAEGVKPEHKEELETYVQDTKLTDEALAFLDQELKTIKRPTIVVFWGDHLPALSAGIYTQAGWDSNSRMKHETQLLYIANFDIGKQPLGTLSPAFIGPSIFKLTGQSLPAYYKLLEKVQEEIPGLSKNVLVGASGDIITGLTAAQQELLNDYRLVEYDMLEGENYSQSLLF; this is encoded by the coding sequence GTGCGTCATTTTTTACCTACTAAACGATTGGGATATCTGCTGCTGGCATTATTTATAAGCGGGTTTGTTTTAAACTTCATTTTACAGGCTGCCTCTTATGATATGAATATTATTAGAGTGTTTAATTGGATATCGGAGTTTTACTGGCTTTATTTGTTTGGCAGTCTGTTCTTTTTCTTCTTGCTGCTTGCAGTTGCGGCGCTTCTACCTAATATGTATGCGGGGCCCTTGGTCGTTTTTATGGCGTGTGTTACTCTCGGCTTTGTCGATTATAAAAAGCTGACCACAACTGGAGAACCGTTGTTTCCATGGGATCTGATGCTCCTCAAAAATGCCGGGGAAATGAGCCGGATTACCAAAGGGATGGTTTCACCGCTTGCGATTATAATGGCCGTTGTCCTGCTTGCAGGCCTGATCTGGCTTATCTTCAAACTCCCTAAGCTAACTATCCGGCTGCCGCTACGATTTACTTATCTGCTGTTATCCCTTTCCATGATCTGGGGATTTGGTCTAATGGTCGGAGGTCAGCATACACTCGCTTCTGCCATCCGCTACCAGAATATTTATTGGAATCAGAAGGTGAACTATACTCAAAATGGATTTTTATTTGCTTTTACAGGGAATCTTAGACAGGATTTAATCGAAAAGCCGGAGCATTACAGCCGGGAGACTCTCATGCAAATTGCCAAAAAATACAATTCGTTGCCGGATATCGCATCCGTTTCTACACCTGTAGAGCAGCCAAATATTGTATATATGATGGACGAAGCCTTTTTTGATGTGACACGCCTTCCTGCTTTTACATGGAGTGAGGATCCCTTAAAGTTTATCCATTCGAAGGAAAAGTTAAGTCCATCAGGAGAATTGTTATCACCTGAATTCGGGGGGAATACCGCTAATATTGAATTTGAGGCGTTAACGGGGATGTCGATGTATTTCTTGAAGGACGGTTCAATTCCCTACCAGCAGAAAATTGTGAAAATGTCCTCGTTGCCTTCTATTGTCAGCATCCTCAAAGACAGGGGCTACAAGACGCTGGCGGTTCATCCTTTTGATGATACCTTCTACAACCGAAATCGGGTCTATCCGATTCTTGGGTTTGAACAGTTTACTAGCGAACAGGAGATGCAGAATGGTGGACGGATTACTCCGAATGGATACATCTCCGATAGGTCTGCCGTTCAAGAGGTTGTACAGGAACTGAAGGCATCTGACAAACCGACATTTGTACATTTAATTACCATGCAGAATCATTTCCCTTTCGTAAAAGGGATGAATGGGCCTAACACGATCACCGCCGAAGGAGTAAAGCCGGAACATAAAGAAGAGCTTGAAACTTATGTTCAGGATACAAAGTTGACAGATGAGGCGCTTGCTTTTTTAGATCAGGAGCTAAAGACCATTAAACGTCCAACCATTGTAGTATTCTGGGGGGACCACTTGCCCGCATTGTCTGCCGGAATCTACACACAAGCAGGCTGGGACAGCAATTCAAGAATGAAGCATGAAACACAGCTTCTGTACATCGCTAACTTTGATATCGGCAAGCAGCCTTTGGGTACACTTAGTCCTGCCTTTATCGGGCCGTCTATTTTTAAGTTAACCGGACAGTCCCTGCCAGCCTACTACAAGCTCCTGGAAAAAGTGCAAGAGGAAATCCCCGGATTAAGCAAAAATGTGCTTGTGGGCGCATCCGGCGATATCATAACCGGCTTAACCGCTGCACAGCAGGAATTGCTGAATGATTATAGGTTGGTAGAGTACGACATGCTAGAAGGAGAAAATTACTCACAGAGCCTGCTTTTTTAA
- the bglS gene encoding beta-glucanase has protein sequence MKKLGLSSLAMVIMSCVFLTSSVFAAWEFWEPLTYFNSANWTKADGYSNGGMFNCTWRANNVSFTADGQLRLALTSPSYNKFDGGELRSVNKYGYGKYEVSMKPAKNTGIVSSFFTYTGPSDGTPWDEIDIEFLGKDTTKVQFNYFTNGVGGHEKIINLGFDASQGYHTYAFDWQAGSIKWYVDGVLKHTATSNIPTHAGKIMMNIWNGTGVDSWLGAYNGANPLYAYYDWMKYTSN, from the coding sequence ATGAAAAAATTAGGTCTCAGCAGCTTGGCTATGGTAATAATGAGCTGCGTTTTCCTGACATCATCGGTTTTCGCAGCTTGGGAATTTTGGGAGCCGCTTACTTATTTCAATTCAGCCAACTGGACCAAAGCAGACGGCTATTCCAATGGTGGCATGTTCAATTGCACCTGGCGGGCCAACAATGTATCTTTTACCGCCGATGGCCAACTGCGGCTTGCACTAACCAGCCCGTCCTATAATAAATTTGACGGGGGTGAATTACGTTCTGTGAACAAATACGGATACGGCAAATATGAAGTGAGTATGAAGCCGGCCAAGAATACAGGAATCGTCTCCTCTTTCTTCACCTATACCGGCCCGTCTGACGGAACGCCTTGGGATGAAATCGACATAGAGTTTCTAGGCAAGGACACTACAAAAGTTCAATTCAATTATTTCACTAATGGTGTCGGCGGGCATGAGAAGATTATTAATCTCGGATTTGATGCCTCTCAAGGCTATCACACGTACGCTTTTGACTGGCAAGCAGGTTCTATCAAGTGGTATGTAGACGGTGTGCTTAAGCATACCGCAACCAGCAATATTCCAACGCATGCCGGTAAAATCATGATGAATATCTGGAACGGCACCGGTGTTGATTCCTGGCTCGGAGCTTACAATGGAGCCAATCCTTTGTATGCCTACTATGACTGGATGAAATACACCAGCAATTAA
- a CDS encoding extracellular solute-binding protein: MRLLLLITFILSFTAGCSSGSDGSAEANSTLDGKQDVAHYDLELGKFVPPVDLYTVGSVNPDINFKEGENLENNVHTRWTEERLGIRIRYLWTIPDSNEAYANKLRLELVKGNMPDIVTTRDHELIHELIDSGQFIDVGELFDQYASPVWKSAMDEEPSVWDSYIRDGEKYAIPILDYEYSADPILWIREDWLKRLNLPVPQTFIELEAVMDAFTNEDPDGNGVKDTYGLSLGFRNGPSTWMGDSSWIFGALGAVPEQWNMQADGQLQYGSTSPGTKQALDLLKNWVSKGFISPDCEWFDEERAASLFTDGKAGIIAGPYWMDGWPLSNVKNSYPDAVVQAVPIPAGPTGVVQRRGTLPVNGAILINKKMKHPEVFFIYQNYLFDYYATSNGEFTHGLAKEYDWTEIKGSPTVEPEYLPQGGLRVASYTLTFDGARIPSKVFKAIPNSIIPVLFSQKESSKKEQFTGPPTKTMRTSWELLRKLEQKTFQKIIFSDMKVESFDSFVQKWSQYGGEQITQEVNNWYLSQNSQK; this comes from the coding sequence ATGCGGTTGCTATTATTGATTACATTTATACTCTCATTCACCGCTGGATGCTCTAGCGGAAGCGATGGCAGTGCCGAGGCAAATTCAACCTTGGACGGCAAGCAAGATGTTGCTCATTATGACTTAGAACTGGGGAAGTTCGTACCGCCAGTAGATCTATATACCGTTGGTTCCGTCAATCCTGATATTAATTTTAAGGAAGGAGAAAACTTAGAAAATAATGTACATACACGCTGGACGGAAGAAAGGCTTGGTATCCGGATACGCTATTTATGGACCATTCCCGATTCTAATGAAGCTTACGCAAATAAACTCCGTTTGGAACTGGTAAAGGGTAATATGCCAGATATTGTGACTACTAGGGATCATGAATTAATTCATGAGTTAATAGATTCGGGCCAATTCATTGACGTTGGGGAGTTATTTGACCAATATGCTTCACCGGTTTGGAAAAGCGCCATGGATGAAGAACCCTCCGTATGGGATTCTTACATTCGTGATGGTGAAAAATATGCCATTCCAATTCTGGACTATGAGTATTCGGCTGATCCAATTCTGTGGATTCGTGAGGATTGGCTCAAGCGCCTTAACCTTCCTGTTCCGCAGACCTTTATTGAGCTTGAAGCAGTCATGGACGCCTTTACTAATGAAGATCCGGACGGCAACGGTGTAAAAGATACGTATGGCCTGTCCCTGGGATTCAGAAACGGCCCCAGTACTTGGATGGGAGACAGCAGTTGGATCTTTGGCGCTCTCGGAGCGGTTCCCGAACAATGGAATATGCAAGCGGATGGACAACTGCAATACGGATCCACGTCTCCGGGGACCAAGCAAGCACTGGATCTGTTAAAGAATTGGGTGTCCAAAGGATTTATCTCTCCTGACTGTGAATGGTTCGATGAAGAGCGTGCGGCGTCCTTATTCACGGATGGCAAGGCCGGTATTATCGCTGGTCCATATTGGATGGATGGCTGGCCATTGTCGAACGTAAAGAACAGCTATCCAGATGCTGTTGTACAAGCGGTTCCCATTCCGGCAGGACCAACAGGGGTCGTTCAGAGAAGAGGGACGCTACCGGTCAACGGGGCAATACTTATTAATAAGAAGATGAAGCACCCAGAGGTTTTCTTCATCTACCAGAATTATCTATTTGATTATTATGCTACGTCAAATGGTGAGTTTACGCATGGACTTGCCAAGGAGTATGACTGGACCGAGATCAAAGGCAGCCCAACCGTTGAACCTGAATACCTGCCGCAAGGAGGCTTAAGGGTAGCGTCCTACACGTTGACCTTTGATGGTGCACGGATTCCTTCCAAAGTGTTCAAAGCCATTCCTAATTCCATTATTCCAGTGCTATTTTCTCAGAAAGAGTCCTCTAAGAAGGAGCAGTTCACGGGGCCGCCTACGAAGACGATGAGAACCAGTTGGGAGCTGTTACGAAAACTGGAGCAAAAGACCTTCCAAAAAATCATCTTCTCCGATATGAAGGTAGAGAGCTTTGACTCTTTTGTACAAAAGTGGTCGCAATACGGCGGCGAACAGATTACTCAGGAAGTAAACAACTGGTATCTCTCCCAAAATTCCCAGAAATAA
- a CDS encoding sensor histidine kinase has translation MPIRVNLFIKMVAILFSIISITLFFYGISYRKDIRVITNQIKTSDLNHLDFLTEQMDNNINQLAGSIYTLQHDPTVRDYEQIQKLGHLIDPSQTILTVLEKLSLQTGSSTWENRILIYNPQNKETLSSDSALAFDTSVLQRVLAPGWEYVSPGTANGQNGEFRLLLSDPSDYREMPELANMILEVRFPVANIEKMFNSYQSQNTGNTFLYHERLGFIQPPNSEEQLARTIAESIPNITDSTELSAVVKLKNDSYLVSAVRSSTLGWYVIHYSSIEQILQTIQSNRYSFLIASAVMLVLSLLFSLLLFRQVQRPVSLLLRALNRMKEGQWSTRIHMKTNNEFSLLNEEFNEMAATIQSLIERVYLEQLSTKDAYLKQLQSQINPHFLYNCLFFMKSKASIGDTESVEAMALNLGEYYRYITKMDHSLTTIGEEMKLLENYLAIQNLRKQRIQYEIDMPAELLEEPIPRLLIQPLVENSIIHGVEKKNGLGVIRIIGVRNPSAMIISVEDNGTRMDEGRLAEMYTQLTASLREDHGCGLWNVQQRLKLQFGELSNIHLTASELGGLKISLYIQQKEAEHAANSTR, from the coding sequence TTGCCTATCCGCGTTAATTTATTCATAAAAATGGTTGCCATTCTGTTTTCCATTATATCGATCACTTTATTTTTTTACGGAATCTCCTACCGGAAAGACATACGGGTCATTACGAATCAGATCAAAACTAGCGATTTGAACCATTTGGACTTTTTGACAGAGCAAATGGATAACAATATCAATCAGCTGGCGGGAAGCATATATACACTGCAACACGACCCAACAGTACGCGACTATGAGCAAATTCAGAAGCTCGGTCACTTGATAGACCCTAGTCAAACGATACTGACCGTACTGGAGAAATTGTCGCTCCAAACCGGCTCCAGCACTTGGGAGAACCGGATCTTGATCTACAATCCTCAGAACAAAGAGACGCTTTCCTCAGATTCGGCACTTGCTTTCGACACCTCCGTTCTGCAGCGCGTTTTGGCGCCAGGTTGGGAATATGTTTCTCCCGGGACTGCAAACGGTCAGAATGGTGAATTTCGCTTACTTCTCTCCGATCCCTCCGACTACAGGGAAATGCCCGAATTGGCAAACATGATTCTCGAGGTACGGTTTCCGGTGGCAAATATCGAGAAAATGTTCAATAGCTATCAGTCACAAAATACGGGGAACACCTTTCTATATCATGAGAGACTAGGGTTCATTCAGCCCCCGAATTCAGAGGAACAGCTTGCCCGGACAATTGCGGAATCCATTCCGAATATCACGGACTCCACAGAACTATCCGCAGTAGTTAAGCTGAAAAATGACAGTTATCTGGTCAGCGCTGTGCGGTCATCTACACTCGGATGGTACGTGATCCATTACTCGTCGATTGAACAGATCCTTCAAACGATTCAAAGCAATCGGTACTCTTTCCTTATCGCTTCGGCTGTAATGCTGGTCTTGAGCCTACTGTTCTCACTGCTCTTGTTCCGCCAGGTACAGCGCCCGGTAAGTCTGTTGCTCCGAGCATTAAACCGGATGAAGGAAGGCCAGTGGTCGACCCGCATTCATATGAAGACCAATAATGAATTCTCACTGTTGAATGAGGAGTTCAATGAGATGGCTGCCACGATTCAATCACTGATTGAACGTGTCTATCTGGAACAGCTGAGTACAAAGGATGCTTATCTCAAACAGCTGCAGTCCCAGATCAATCCACACTTTTTATACAACTGCCTCTTTTTCATGAAAAGTAAGGCCAGCATTGGTGATACGGAATCCGTAGAGGCCATGGCGCTTAATCTTGGCGAATATTACCGCTATATCACCAAGATGGATCATTCCCTGACAACGATCGGAGAAGAGATGAAGCTGCTTGAGAACTATTTGGCCATTCAGAATCTTCGAAAACAGAGGATTCAATATGAGATTGATATGCCCGCTGAACTATTGGAAGAACCTATCCCCCGGCTGCTCATTCAGCCACTTGTGGAGAATAGCATTATCCATGGGGTCGAAAAGAAAAATGGACTTGGCGTCATTCGCATCATCGGCGTGCGCAATCCATCGGCAATGATCATTTCCGTCGAAGACAACGGAACCCGAATGGACGAAGGCAGGCTCGCAGAGATGTACACCCAACTAACCGCCTCTCTGCGAGAAGATCACGGGTGTGGGCTTTGGAATGTACAGCAGCGCCTGAAGCTTCAGTTTGGGGAGCTGTCCAATATTCACTTAACTGCATCTGAACTTGGCGGACTCAAAATAAGTCTTTATATACAACAGAAAGAGGCAGAGCATGCAGCAAATTCTACTCGTTGA
- a CDS encoding response regulator: MQQILLVDDEPYVVDDLSISIPWSDLQFEQVHIAYSGMEALEILQQHPIDIVITDINMPEMSGLQLIETIRRRWKHVKIVLLTGYAEFEYAKLAIEQQASAYLLKPISNIQLVEVIEQLQMEINREWENWSSYHRTLQTFREHLPLLRDRLLNDLLQGRRISPYQLAEQMDKFSLPFTLEAPGAILVVRLEDFFQQHDLNSMILFEYAIVNIANELFQEQFSIWSCKDVHEYLVFILQPKVPLSANESHDVHKQLVQTAYQLQKNVGTVIGGGISVVTTGWGIFPDSVHGLYQSAVSMIRQHIGNETGLFLDGSESAVFPEIQTLQSLYEPPTLFHLFDTNHWKGIEEKVLTIITELKKRNEHSPEHIQEAKHYLESAFYYFAHKNNKLLGDIIGNALLEGKLLHTPDMLQEWAFDVLHRLQEHFDTERKDIRSVLIRSIHDYIDRNLNYVSLQAIADHVMLHPVYLSKIYKLETGIRISDHISGVKMEKASYLLMHTPLKIYEISSALGYSNAHYFIKLFKEYSHMTPQEFRDRSN, from the coding sequence ATGCAGCAAATTCTACTCGTTGACGATGAGCCCTATGTGGTGGATGATTTATCGATTTCGATTCCATGGTCGGATCTACAGTTTGAGCAAGTTCACATAGCATACTCTGGAATGGAAGCTCTGGAAATTCTCCAGCAGCATCCGATTGACATCGTGATCACCGATATCAATATGCCTGAGATGTCAGGGCTTCAATTAATTGAAACCATCCGCAGACGCTGGAAGCATGTCAAGATCGTACTGCTTACAGGATATGCTGAATTTGAATATGCTAAGCTGGCTATTGAACAGCAAGCCAGCGCTTACCTTCTTAAGCCTATTAGCAACATACAGCTTGTAGAGGTTATAGAGCAGCTCCAAATGGAGATTAACCGCGAATGGGAAAACTGGTCCTCGTATCACCGTACTCTGCAGACTTTTCGAGAGCATCTCCCCCTGCTTCGAGACAGGCTGCTGAATGACTTGCTGCAAGGGCGACGAATTTCCCCCTACCAGCTCGCTGAACAAATGGATAAATTCAGCCTTCCGTTCACTTTGGAGGCTCCGGGCGCAATTCTTGTTGTGCGTCTGGAAGATTTCTTTCAGCAACATGACCTGAACAGCATGATACTATTTGAATATGCCATTGTGAATATTGCGAACGAACTGTTCCAGGAACAATTCTCCATTTGGTCCTGTAAAGATGTGCATGAATATCTGGTGTTTATCCTTCAGCCCAAAGTACCGCTCTCCGCTAATGAATCCCATGATGTTCATAAGCAGTTGGTTCAAACCGCCTATCAGTTGCAGAAAAATGTAGGCACTGTAATTGGAGGCGGCATCTCTGTCGTAACGACGGGTTGGGGAATATTCCCGGACAGTGTGCACGGGCTGTACCAATCCGCAGTCTCGATGATTCGTCAGCACATTGGAAATGAAACCGGCCTGTTCTTGGACGGCAGTGAATCGGCTGTTTTCCCGGAAATTCAAACGCTGCAGTCGCTGTACGAACCGCCCACATTATTTCATTTGTTTGATACGAACCATTGGAAGGGCATAGAAGAGAAGGTACTGACCATCATCACCGAGTTAAAAAAACGCAACGAGCATTCTCCCGAGCATATTCAGGAAGCAAAACATTATCTGGAAAGTGCCTTCTACTATTTTGCTCATAAAAACAACAAGCTGCTAGGTGATATAATCGGTAATGCGCTGCTGGAGGGCAAGCTTCTTCATACGCCGGACATGCTGCAGGAGTGGGCTTTTGATGTATTGCATCGGTTACAGGAGCACTTCGACACCGAACGCAAGGATATCCGCTCCGTTCTTATTCGGAGTATCCATGATTATATCGACCGCAATTTGAATTACGTCTCGCTGCAAGCTATAGCTGACCATGTTATGTTGCATCCAGTCTATCTGTCAAAGATCTACAAGCTGGAGACCGGAATACGCATAAGTGATCATATCAGCGGGGTCAAAATGGAGAAAGCTTCTTACCTTCTGATGCATACCCCACTAAAAATATATGAGATTTCATCGGCATTGGGCTACTCTAATGCGCATTATTTCATCAAGCTATTCAAAGAATACAGCCATATGACACCACAGGAATTCAGGGACCGGTCCAATTAA
- a CDS encoding GH36-type glycosyl hydrolase domain-containing protein — MLVHHIARQHLGSPEARLRELFPSQISPEDMVDAIYTDAEQQSVIGVSGLPHKAPAVLEIMKHSAIASFLLGLTTEETSALIRWSDQKIELFVCPSRVQKAEIPEDTTREIQQILLNVKGWAGSLNGEGGHEVDLMAPSPGPHFHVNLLLGNRIGYAHPLQTTPKSVVDRLGGGSFRSHAATQVLATRWDMRQEENGFPANRQFYLYEDSRQIFYSAEPGDPNIISAVCCHSQNYTTITYVTTCGLTILRTIFILPQMEGLPLATEVQRITISHSGKAVRNLRLVYTGMFGSAAPGALFEDVLYSNIIMQGGILKDETGALAAVSPDYYPEGGRTDRRFHTLMVHNGGQPQFPREFCLNYNEFVGNGTLQRPQGALQLSNSLYRKGPGFFAVAAQIEINAGETVMTDHFTGLVSDKANPHWGDHTLAEEVERLTVRFSDPSEVDRALTQNQEFVHKYSNYLQVNTQNEDFNTYVNRNLPFQVLYQSFVSRSFCQTQKGYREIGFREIQDMYASMYYFTGMGQGELVRQLLKEWTSMVFEFGFAYHNFFWTGKEAGKWSDDALWLVQAVSRYINLTGDIGFLDEECVVAGSVSSERRPVYQTLQSILVYSGLISVGKHGLPLLDYADWNDCLKLDETCINGIVKEERYREQIKNSGMYGDPLENNYSESVMNAFLLKMAMDQMIDLAERKGDSDYAKQLEERSSQLFMRLQEHAWKGDFFARVLFNRYENGAFTYLGAGGDGLSADPEIDGSYFLNSFSWSILSGCASEQQIETMLDVIEQRLKTPFGLKLVTPAALGKVSSHTASDEYFPGDRENGGVFKHACMMATTSMFKAARSVNDGKLAARLGRLGYWLLDITVPYRTLEDPFSLCGNPRFCTQYNNSETGENIGPMLSGTSTWLTLSLLEALGVEHTPEGIIINPILREEERSLEFVLNLNETTYHVSISKPEGFHRSMDNQVQVSLDGQGLESHWIPKMADCKRHEIRVAFR, encoded by the coding sequence ATGTTAGTACATCATATAGCAAGACAGCATCTAGGGAGTCCCGAGGCTCGGCTTCGGGAGCTGTTCCCAAGCCAGATTTCACCAGAGGACATGGTGGATGCGATTTATACTGATGCGGAGCAGCAATCGGTTATCGGGGTTTCCGGTTTACCACACAAAGCACCGGCAGTTTTGGAGATAATGAAGCACTCAGCCATTGCTTCATTTCTGCTTGGTCTGACCACAGAGGAAACCTCTGCTTTGATTAGGTGGAGCGATCAGAAAATCGAACTGTTTGTCTGCCCATCAAGGGTGCAGAAGGCTGAGATTCCAGAAGATACCACCCGGGAAATTCAGCAGATACTGCTGAATGTGAAAGGCTGGGCAGGTTCGTTGAATGGCGAGGGGGGACACGAAGTTGATTTGATGGCTCCGTCGCCCGGACCGCATTTCCATGTTAATCTACTGCTCGGTAACAGGATCGGTTATGCCCATCCTCTGCAGACAACACCTAAAAGTGTAGTCGACCGCTTGGGTGGAGGCAGCTTCCGTTCACATGCCGCAACGCAGGTACTCGCCACGCGTTGGGATATGCGACAGGAGGAGAACGGATTTCCCGCGAACCGGCAGTTTTATCTGTATGAAGATAGCCGCCAGATCTTTTATTCTGCTGAACCTGGGGATCCCAATATCATTTCCGCTGTGTGCTGCCATTCACAGAATTACACGACCATTACATACGTTACCACCTGCGGACTTACAATTCTACGTACGATTTTCATTCTTCCGCAAATGGAGGGTCTGCCACTAGCCACTGAAGTACAGCGCATCACCATAAGCCATAGCGGAAAAGCGGTAAGAAATCTTCGTTTGGTATATACAGGAATGTTCGGTTCAGCGGCTCCCGGCGCGTTGTTCGAGGATGTACTCTATAGCAATATTATTATGCAGGGAGGGATTCTGAAGGATGAAACCGGAGCCTTGGCGGCGGTCAGCCCCGATTATTACCCTGAAGGAGGGAGAACCGACCGCAGATTTCATACCCTCATGGTCCATAATGGAGGCCAGCCGCAGTTCCCACGGGAGTTTTGCCTGAATTACAACGAATTTGTGGGAAATGGCACGCTTCAGCGGCCTCAAGGCGCGTTACAACTAAGCAACTCTCTTTATCGCAAGGGACCTGGCTTTTTTGCCGTAGCGGCTCAAATAGAAATCAATGCGGGTGAGACGGTGATGACCGACCATTTCACAGGCCTTGTTTCAGACAAAGCGAACCCTCACTGGGGGGATCACACTCTGGCGGAGGAAGTAGAGCGGCTTACGGTACGATTCTCTGACCCGTCAGAGGTAGATCGGGCATTGACACAAAATCAAGAATTTGTTCATAAGTACAGCAACTACTTGCAAGTGAATACTCAAAATGAAGACTTTAATACGTATGTAAATCGGAACTTGCCCTTTCAGGTTCTGTACCAGTCGTTTGTTTCCCGTTCCTTTTGCCAAACGCAGAAAGGATACCGGGAAATCGGCTTTCGGGAGATTCAGGATATGTATGCCTCCATGTATTATTTTACAGGAATGGGTCAAGGAGAACTGGTCCGGCAACTCCTTAAGGAATGGACCAGCATGGTATTTGAATTCGGCTTCGCCTACCACAATTTTTTCTGGACAGGTAAAGAAGCGGGGAAATGGTCGGATGATGCTTTATGGTTGGTTCAGGCCGTCTCCCGTTATATTAACTTAACAGGTGATATCGGTTTTCTGGACGAAGAATGTGTAGTTGCGGGTAGTGTATCGTCCGAAAGACGCCCGGTTTATCAGACTCTACAGTCCATTCTTGTCTATTCCGGCTTAATTTCAGTAGGCAAACACGGACTTCCGCTGCTGGATTATGCGGACTGGAATGACTGCCTCAAGCTCGATGAGACCTGTATAAATGGAATAGTAAAGGAAGAACGGTACCGTGAGCAGATCAAGAATTCCGGGATGTATGGTGACCCACTGGAAAATAATTATTCCGAAAGCGTTATGAATGCATTCCTGCTCAAAATGGCCATGGATCAAATGATAGATTTGGCGGAACGCAAGGGAGATAGCGATTATGCGAAGCAATTGGAAGAGCGCAGCAGCCAGCTGTTTATGCGACTTCAGGAGCATGCCTGGAAAGGTGATTTTTTTGCGCGGGTGCTGTTTAACCGGTATGAGAATGGTGCGTTTACTTATTTGGGGGCGGGTGGAGACGGATTGTCCGCCGATCCGGAAATAGACGGCTCGTATTTCTTGAATTCGTTCAGCTGGAGCATTCTGTCCGGTTGCGCAAGTGAGCAACAGATCGAGACCATGCTGGATGTAATCGAACAGCGGCTGAAAACTCCCTTTGGCCTTAAGCTTGTCACGCCTGCTGCACTGGGCAAGGTATCATCCCATACCGCTTCTGATGAATACTTCCCCGGTGATCGGGAGAACGGCGGGGTGTTCAAGCATGCTTGCATGATGGCGACTACATCTATGTTCAAGGCAGCTCGATCTGTGAATGATGGGAAACTCGCTGCAAGACTCGGACGTCTCGGCTATTGGCTCTTGGACATTACAGTTCCGTACCGGACGCTTGAAGATCCGTTCAGCCTCTGCGGAAACCCCCGATTCTGCACGCAGTATAACAACAGTGAAACGGGGGAGAACATCGGTCCGATGCTGAGTGGAACCTCTACCTGGCTTACGCTGTCTTTGTTAGAAGCGCTTGGGGTGGAGCACACGCCAGAGGGAATTATAATCAATCCTATTCTGCGAGAAGAAGAGCGTTCACTGGAGTTCGTATTAAATCTAAATGAAACGACGTACCATGTGAGCATCAGCAAGCCGGAAGGCTTTCATCGATCCATGGATAACCAGGTTCAAGTGAGTCTGGATGGTCAGGGACTGGAGAGCCACTGGATACCGAAAATGGCTGATTGCAAACGACATGAGATTAGAGTTGCTTTTAGATGA